One window of Desulfuromonadales bacterium genomic DNA carries:
- a CDS encoding nuclear transport factor 2 family protein translates to DQIRELVATWMTATKAGDVETVLSLMADDVVFLAPGRAPMRKEDFVAAARVQAEPSALKFDATSEIQEIKVLGDWAFMWTSLRVVAIPADSSPPIEREGHTLTVLKREKGKWLLARDANLLAPARQPQT, encoded by the coding sequence AGATCAGATTCGCGAGCTGGTCGCCACCTGGATGACAGCGACTAAAGCAGGTGACGTCGAGACGGTCTTGAGCCTGATGGCAGACGACGTCGTTTTCCTGGCTCCCGGCCGGGCACCAATGCGAAAAGAGGACTTCGTAGCCGCAGCAAGAGTGCAGGCTGAGCCATCGGCGCTCAAGTTCGATGCCACAAGCGAAATCCAGGAGATCAAGGTGCTGGGGGACTGGGCATTCATGTGGACCAGCCTCAGGGTCGTCGCAATTCCGGCCGATAGCTCCCCGCCCATAGAGCGGGAAGGTCACACGCTGACAGTTCTCAAGAGGGAAAAGGGCAAGTGGCTATTGGCTCGTGATGCCAATCTGCTCGCTCCAGCGCGACAGCCTCAGACGTGA